The proteins below come from a single Plantactinospora sp. KBS50 genomic window:
- a CDS encoding HAD family phosphatase: MDGTLIDSEKLWTIAINELAASYGGTVSPEARAAMVGSAMAESMAVLHADLGQEWRDARTGAAWLEQRVAELFLTDVRWRPGALELLQAVRAAGIPTALVTSTARPLVEVVLETIGRTNFDVVVCGDEVTNTKPHPEPYLTAARLLGVPIGRCVAVEDSPAGVASALAAGAAVLAVPSDVPLAPVEGVRRLESLTGADLELLASLRARLAG; encoded by the coding sequence ATGGACGGCACGCTCATCGACAGCGAGAAGCTCTGGACCATCGCGATCAACGAGCTGGCCGCCTCGTACGGCGGAACCGTCTCGCCCGAGGCCCGCGCGGCCATGGTCGGCTCCGCGATGGCCGAATCGATGGCGGTCCTGCACGCCGACCTGGGCCAGGAGTGGCGCGACGCCCGCACCGGCGCCGCCTGGCTGGAACAGCGGGTGGCCGAGCTGTTCCTCACCGACGTGCGCTGGCGGCCGGGCGCGCTGGAACTGCTCCAGGCGGTACGCGCGGCGGGCATCCCGACCGCCCTGGTCACCTCCACCGCCCGCCCGCTGGTCGAGGTGGTGCTGGAGACGATCGGCCGCACCAACTTCGACGTGGTGGTCTGCGGCGACGAGGTGACGAACACCAAGCCGCACCCGGAGCCGTACCTCACGGCGGCGCGGCTGCTCGGGGTGCCGATCGGGCGGTGCGTCGCGGTGGAGGACTCGCCGGCCGGGGTGGCCAGCGCGCTGGCCGCCGGCGCGGCGGTGCTGGCCGTCCCCTCCGACGTGCCGCTCGCGCCGGTCGAGGGCGTACGCCGGCTGGAGAGCCTGACCGGTGCGGACCTGGAACTGCTGGCGAGCCTGCGCGCCCGGCTCGCCGGCTGA